In Salinarimonas sp., a genomic segment contains:
- a CDS encoding type II toxin-antitoxin system HicA family toxin, translating to MNSKHERTLQSVFAEPVSSAISWASIEALFVALGCRIVEGRGSRVRFEKDGFVAVFHRPHPAKEAKRYQVRDARRFLTEIGVRP from the coding sequence ATGAACAGCAAGCATGAGAGAACGCTCCAGTCGGTCTTCGCCGAGCCTGTGTCGAGCGCGATCTCATGGGCTTCGATCGAAGCCCTGTTCGTCGCGCTGGGCTGCAGGATCGTCGAGGGGCGCGGTTCGCGCGTCCGCTTCGAGAAGGACGGGTTCGTAGCCGTTTTCCACCGACCTCACCCGGCCAAGGAGGCGAAGCGCTACCAGGTGCGCGACGCACGCCGGTTTTTGACGGAGATTGGGGTTCGGCCATGA
- the rplT gene encoding 50S ribosomal protein L20, protein MARVKRGVTAHAKHKKVLKAAKGFYGRRKNTIRTAKAAVDRSMQYAYRDRKNKKRTFRALWIQRLNAAVREHGLTYSRFIDGLNKAGIEVDRKVLSDIAIHEPAAFAALVEKAKGALPAQAEAA, encoded by the coding sequence ATGGCCCGCGTCAAGCGCGGCGTGACCGCTCACGCCAAGCACAAGAAGGTCCTGAAGGCCGCCAAGGGCTTCTACGGCCGCCGCAAGAACACGATCCGCACGGCGAAGGCCGCCGTCGATCGGTCGATGCAGTACGCCTATCGCGACCGCAAGAACAAGAAGCGCACCTTCCGCGCTCTGTGGATCCAGCGCCTCAACGCCGCGGTCCGCGAGCACGGCCTGACCTATTCGCGCTTCATCGACGGCCTGAACAAGGCCGGCATCGAGGTGGACCGCAAGGTCCTCTCCGACATCGCCATCCACGAGCCCGCCGCCTTCGCGGCGCTCGTCGAGAAGGCGAAGGGCGCGCTGCCGGCCCAGGCCGAGGCGGCCTGA
- a CDS encoding pyridoxal phosphate-dependent aminotransferase — protein MTESYPIRPEAAAAPTSGIVDTVNYGRTREGLIPLWVGEGDLATPAFISEAATRSLAAGETFYTYQRGIPELRAAIARRQGAILGKEIDPERIFVTSGGMPAVQMALRLVAGAGDEVVIPTPAWPNFVGALTVSGATPVEVALDPSPEGFSLDLARLEAALTPRTRAIVINSPANPTGWTATREELAAILEIARARGLWIVSDEIYTRFVWDERVMVGERAASFHDVMRPDDRVLFVQTLSKNYAMTGWRVGWLEAPAELGQTIENLVQYSTSGTPVFVQRAAIAALDHGEGFVQHQIARARRGRAIVAEALATLNAVRFAPPPGAFYAFFGIPGADSQVLARRIVDEANVGLAPGSAFGAGGADGLRLCFARKADDLEEAMRRLAPVLRDLPI, from the coding sequence ATGACCGAATCCTACCCGATCCGCCCCGAAGCCGCCGCCGCGCCGACGAGCGGGATCGTCGACACCGTCAATTACGGCCGCACGCGCGAGGGGCTGATCCCGCTCTGGGTCGGCGAGGGGGATCTCGCCACCCCCGCCTTCATCTCCGAGGCGGCGACCCGGTCGCTCGCGGCGGGCGAGACCTTCTACACCTACCAGCGCGGCATTCCGGAGCTGCGCGCCGCCATCGCCCGGCGGCAGGGCGCGATCCTCGGCAAGGAGATCGACCCGGAGCGGATCTTCGTCACCTCGGGCGGCATGCCGGCCGTCCAGATGGCGCTGCGGCTCGTCGCCGGCGCCGGCGACGAGGTGGTGATCCCCACCCCCGCCTGGCCGAACTTCGTCGGCGCACTCACCGTCTCGGGCGCCACGCCGGTCGAGGTCGCGCTCGACCCGAGCCCCGAAGGGTTCTCGCTCGATCTCGCCAGGCTGGAGGCGGCGCTGACGCCGCGCACGCGCGCGATCGTGATCAACTCCCCCGCCAACCCCACCGGCTGGACCGCGACCCGGGAGGAGCTCGCGGCCATCCTCGAGATCGCCCGCGCCCGCGGCCTGTGGATCGTCTCAGACGAGATCTACACCCGTTTCGTCTGGGACGAGCGGGTGATGGTCGGAGAGCGCGCCGCCTCCTTCCACGACGTGATGCGCCCCGACGATCGCGTCCTCTTCGTGCAGACGCTCTCCAAGAACTACGCCATGACGGGCTGGCGCGTGGGCTGGCTCGAGGCGCCGGCCGAGCTGGGGCAGACGATCGAGAATCTCGTCCAGTACTCCACGTCCGGCACGCCGGTCTTCGTCCAGCGCGCCGCGATCGCCGCCCTCGACCACGGCGAGGGCTTCGTCCAGCACCAGATCGCCCGGGCGAGGCGCGGGCGCGCCATCGTCGCGGAGGCGCTGGCGACGCTCAACGCCGTGCGCTTCGCGCCGCCGCCGGGGGCCTTCTACGCCTTCTTCGGCATTCCGGGAGCCGACTCGCAGGTGCTGGCGCGGCGCATCGTCGACGAGGCGAATGTCGGCCTCGCTCCGGGCAGCGCGTTCGGCGCCGGCGGGGCGGACGGTCTGCGCCTGTGCTTCGCGCGCAAGGCCGACGACCTGGAGGAGGCGATGCGCCGCCTCGCCCCGGTGTTGCGCGATCTCCCAATCTGA
- a CDS encoding trehalose-6-phosphate synthase — protein MFRYGGIAVLIAAVGVLAILPFASTFVESWAQRDVDLRAQLVFSAMREQVEELRAADDRAGLERLFARVAEDMRIAGLGLCDDGVLVIATEGLPEGFGCEAAPSDPAAGPQPVRLDGDTALATSHVLRDGDPARLVILHDLAYVQDRAGEARMALVLALVGVGFGGAALASVLAIFILNRWRHSVRQALEDAREGRSEDAGPSDTQIAEEIRGALSELDLARRQLDTVHTTWNPDTLQVALANELPGSEVIVVSNREPYIHNRAEDGSVQVQRPASGLVSALEPVTRACGGTWIAHGSGSADRDAVDAHDRVGVPPAKPTYTLRRLWLTDEEQDGYYYGFANEGLWPLCHIAFVRPIFRESDWRYYRTVNEKFAEAVVAEADRPDPIVLIQDYHLALAPRMIRDRLPNATIITFWHIPWPNSETFSICPWKEEIIDGLLGSSILGFHTQFHCNNFIETVDRFMESRIDREHDSISLAGHETFVRPYPISIDWPPAALAGQKPVEEARRVVRERLGLSPDIMLGVGIERFDYTKGILDRMRGVDAFLGEYPQWKGRFCFAQVAAPTRSKLASYKNLQAEAEALAADINARHGADGWEPIKLLARHHEPDEVFELFRAADLCIVSSLHDGMNLVAKEFVAARDDERGVLVLSAFAGASRELSEALIVNPYDAYAMGQVIHRALVMGEGEQRERMKVMREQVEARNVYRWAGQMLLDAARLRKKERIMRLIDAQERNRDRSKERRRKPAA, from the coding sequence ATGTTTCGTTATGGCGGGATCGCCGTCCTGATCGCGGCCGTCGGCGTTCTCGCCATCCTCCCCTTCGCCTCCACCTTCGTGGAGAGCTGGGCGCAGCGCGACGTGGACCTGCGCGCGCAGCTCGTCTTCAGCGCCATGCGCGAGCAGGTGGAGGAGCTGCGGGCCGCCGACGACCGGGCGGGGCTCGAGCGGCTGTTCGCCCGCGTCGCGGAGGACATGCGCATCGCCGGGCTCGGGCTGTGCGACGACGGCGTGCTGGTGATCGCCACCGAGGGACTTCCCGAGGGCTTCGGCTGCGAGGCGGCGCCGTCCGATCCCGCGGCCGGGCCGCAGCCGGTGCGCCTCGACGGGGACACGGCGCTCGCGACGAGCCACGTCCTGCGGGACGGCGACCCGGCGCGGCTCGTGATCCTGCACGACCTCGCCTATGTCCAGGACCGCGCCGGCGAGGCGCGCATGGCCCTCGTGCTCGCGCTCGTCGGGGTCGGCTTCGGCGGCGCGGCGCTCGCCTCGGTGCTCGCCATCTTCATCCTGAACCGGTGGCGTCATTCGGTGCGCCAGGCGCTCGAGGACGCGCGCGAGGGCCGCTCGGAGGACGCCGGCCCCTCCGACACCCAGATCGCGGAGGAGATCCGCGGCGCGCTTTCCGAGCTCGACCTCGCGCGCCGGCAGCTCGACACGGTGCACACGACCTGGAACCCCGACACGCTGCAGGTCGCCCTCGCCAACGAGCTGCCGGGCTCGGAGGTGATCGTGGTCTCGAACCGCGAGCCCTACATCCACAATCGCGCCGAGGACGGCTCGGTCCAGGTGCAGCGCCCGGCCTCGGGCCTGGTTTCGGCGCTGGAGCCCGTCACCCGCGCCTGCGGCGGCACCTGGATCGCCCACGGATCCGGCTCCGCCGACCGGGACGCCGTCGATGCGCACGACCGCGTCGGCGTGCCCCCGGCGAAGCCCACCTACACCCTGCGCCGGCTCTGGCTGACCGACGAGGAGCAGGACGGCTATTATTACGGCTTCGCCAACGAGGGCCTCTGGCCGCTCTGCCACATCGCCTTCGTGCGCCCGATCTTCCGCGAGAGCGACTGGCGCTACTACCGAACGGTGAACGAGAAGTTCGCCGAGGCGGTGGTGGCCGAGGCCGACCGGCCGGACCCGATCGTGCTGATCCAGGACTACCACCTGGCGCTCGCCCCGCGGATGATCCGCGACCGGCTGCCGAACGCGACGATCATCACCTTCTGGCACATCCCCTGGCCCAACTCCGAGACCTTCTCGATCTGCCCCTGGAAGGAGGAGATCATCGACGGGCTGCTCGGCTCCTCGATCCTGGGCTTCCACACCCAGTTCCACTGCAACAACTTCATCGAGACCGTCGATCGCTTCATGGAGAGCCGCATCGACCGCGAGCACGATTCGATCTCGCTCGCCGGGCACGAGACCTTCGTGCGGCCCTACCCGATCTCCATCGACTGGCCGCCGGCGGCGCTCGCCGGGCAGAAGCCGGTGGAGGAGGCGCGGCGCGTGGTGCGCGAGCGGCTGGGACTGTCGCCCGACATCATGCTGGGCGTCGGCATCGAGCGCTTCGACTACACCAAGGGCATCCTCGACCGGATGCGCGGCGTCGACGCGTTCCTCGGGGAATACCCGCAATGGAAGGGGCGCTTCTGCTTCGCCCAGGTGGCCGCGCCGACGCGCTCGAAGCTCGCGAGCTACAAGAACCTGCAGGCCGAGGCCGAGGCGCTCGCCGCCGACATCAACGCCCGCCACGGCGCGGACGGATGGGAGCCGATCAAGCTGCTCGCCCGCCACCACGAGCCGGACGAGGTGTTCGAGCTGTTCCGCGCGGCGGACCTGTGCATCGTCTCCTCGCTGCACGACGGCATGAACCTCGTCGCCAAGGAGTTCGTGGCCGCCCGTGACGACGAGCGGGGCGTGCTCGTCCTCTCCGCCTTCGCCGGCGCCTCGCGCGAGCTCTCCGAGGCCCTGATCGTGAACCCCTACGACGCCTATGCGATGGGACAGGTGATCCACCGCGCTCTCGTCATGGGCGAGGGCGAGCAGCGCGAGCGCATGAAGGTGATGCGCGAGCAGGTCGAGGCGCGTAACGTCTACCGCTGGGCCGGGCAGATGCTGCTCGACGCCGCCCGCCTGCGCAAGAAGGAGCGCATCATGCGCCTCATCGACGCGCAGGAACGCAACCGAGACCGCAGCAAGGAGCGCAGGAGGAAGCCCGCCGCATGA
- a CDS encoding NifU family protein: MFIQTEATPNPATLKFLPGRVVMERGTFDARDPAGAEGSPLAQRLFAIPGVAGVFFGYDFVTITKGEGEWQHLKPAILGAIMEHFMSGQPVIETTAPGAGGDADEEFFAEEDADTVATIKDLLETRVRPAVAGDGGDITFRGYRDGVVFLAMKGACAGCPSSTATLKHGIQNLLRHFVPEVQEVQQI; this comes from the coding sequence ATGTTCATCCAGACCGAAGCCACGCCGAACCCCGCGACGCTGAAGTTCCTTCCCGGGCGCGTCGTGATGGAGCGCGGCACCTTCGACGCCCGCGATCCCGCCGGAGCGGAGGGCTCGCCGCTGGCGCAGCGCCTGTTCGCGATCCCGGGCGTCGCCGGCGTGTTCTTCGGCTACGACTTCGTCACCATCACCAAGGGCGAGGGCGAGTGGCAGCACCTCAAGCCCGCGATCCTGGGCGCGATCATGGAGCACTTCATGTCGGGCCAGCCGGTGATCGAGACCACCGCGCCCGGCGCCGGAGGCGACGCCGACGAGGAGTTCTTCGCCGAGGAGGACGCCGACACGGTCGCCACCATCAAGGACCTGCTCGAGACCCGCGTGCGCCCGGCGGTGGCCGGCGACGGCGGCGACATCACCTTCCGCGGCTATCGCGACGGCGTCGTCTTCCTCGCCATGAAGGGCGCCTGCGCCGGCTGCCCCTCCTCCACGGCGACGCTCAAGCACGGCATCCAGAACCTGCTGCGCCACTTCGTGCCGGAAGTGCAGGAAGTCCAGCAGATCTGA
- the otsB gene encoding trehalose-phosphatase: MTHALFLDFDGTLVEIVDRPDAVAVKPGVPETLTRLSAALEGALAVVSGRPIAFLDAKLEPFTPDAAGLHGVERRLAGVLHPCRPEEHPGLRRGIEGLHEALDPVENVIIEDKGCSVAVHWRMAPAEEGRAKGLVEDLAERLGSDYRIQYGKMVAEILPALSGKGPIIAKFMEEAPYAGKTPVFIGDDLTDENGFETVNRLGGVAVRIGDGETVARYRLPSVSALAKTLHGWADLGRVDFDGVPEA, translated from the coding sequence ATGACGCACGCTCTGTTCCTCGATTTCGACGGCACGCTGGTGGAGATCGTCGACCGCCCGGACGCGGTCGCCGTGAAGCCCGGCGTGCCGGAGACGCTCACCCGTCTCTCCGCCGCGCTGGAGGGCGCGCTCGCCGTCGTCTCCGGACGGCCGATCGCCTTTCTCGATGCGAAGCTCGAACCCTTCACGCCCGACGCGGCCGGCCTGCACGGGGTCGAGCGCCGCCTCGCCGGCGTGCTCCATCCCTGCCGGCCGGAGGAGCACCCCGGGCTGCGCCGCGGCATCGAGGGGCTGCACGAGGCCCTCGATCCGGTGGAGAACGTCATCATCGAGGACAAGGGCTGCTCGGTCGCCGTGCACTGGCGCATGGCGCCCGCCGAGGAGGGCCGCGCCAAGGGCCTCGTCGAGGACCTCGCCGAGCGGCTGGGCTCGGACTACCGCATCCAGTACGGCAAGATGGTCGCCGAGATTCTCCCCGCGCTCTCCGGCAAGGGACCGATCATCGCGAAGTTCATGGAGGAGGCGCCCTATGCCGGCAAGACGCCCGTCTTCATCGGCGACGACCTCACCGACGAGAACGGCTTCGAGACGGTCAACCGGCTGGGCGGCGTCGCCGTGCGCATCGGCGACGGCGAGACGGTCGCGCGCTACCGCCTCCCGTCGGTGAGCGCGCTGGCGAAGACGCTCCACGGCTGGGCCGATCTCGGCCGCGTCGATTTCGACGGCGTGCCGGAGGCGTGA
- a CDS encoding GNAT family protein, whose protein sequence is MEPRDGGSEAGAPRTLVTDRLVLRPHRAADLEDVAAMWADPAVVASIPKPPSSREESWGGLLRYAGLWSLLGFGYWAVRERGTGRFVGDVGFADFRRTVSPSLDGTRECGWVLAAWAHGRGYAGEAVAAAMAWHDAQAAGAPATCMIDPANVASLRVAERAGFARWAEAEYGGGPVLLLRRPPR, encoded by the coding sequence ATGGAGCCGCGGGATGGCGGGAGCGAGGCGGGCGCGCCGCGCACGCTCGTGACGGATCGGCTGGTGCTGCGCCCGCATCGGGCGGCGGATCTCGAGGACGTCGCCGCGATGTGGGCGGATCCCGCCGTGGTCGCCTCGATCCCCAAGCCGCCCTCGAGCCGTGAGGAGAGCTGGGGCGGCCTCCTGCGCTACGCCGGCCTCTGGAGCCTCCTCGGCTTCGGCTATTGGGCCGTGCGCGAGCGCGGCACGGGCCGCTTCGTCGGCGATGTCGGCTTCGCCGATTTCCGGCGCACGGTCTCGCCGAGCCTGGACGGCACGCGCGAATGCGGCTGGGTCCTCGCCGCCTGGGCGCACGGGCGCGGCTACGCCGGCGAGGCCGTGGCCGCGGCGATGGCCTGGCACGACGCGCAGGCCGCGGGCGCGCCGGCGACCTGCATGATCGATCCGGCGAACGTCGCGTCCCTGCGCGTCGCGGAGAGGGCGGGCTTCGCGCGCTGGGCGGAGGCGGAGTACGGTGGCGGTCCGGTCCTGCTGCTCAGGCGCCCGCCGCGCTAG
- a CDS encoding NAD(P)/FAD-dependent oxidoreductase — protein sequence MREIDVAIIGAGAAGLAAADALAGAPLEVLLLEAGPRIGGRAHTRTAGELALDLGCGWLHSASRNPFTKIAGALGYTVDRTPPRWGEQTEGEGFSEADEAAFDAAWDAFEEAIAAGARRRVDLPASAFLPEGNRFNPLIDAISSYISGVELDSVSTVDYAAYAEADTGENWRVREGYGALIAAFGAGAPVALDTPVTALDHSGRRIRLDTPKGALSARAVILTVSTAVLARQEIRFTPALPEKTVAATGLPLGLADKLFLALDEPEAFAPNGHVFGRLHTAQTGSYLLRPFGLPVIEVFVGGRLARDLAKEGPRAFEAFALDELAGVMGAGVRRTIRAIVSTSWLTTPFVHGSYSCALPGHAGDRGALAAPVDDRLFFAGEATSAQDFSTAHGAYETGRQAGLAVRARLAAG from the coding sequence GTGCGCGAGATCGACGTGGCCATCATCGGTGCGGGAGCCGCGGGGCTCGCCGCTGCGGACGCGCTCGCGGGCGCGCCGCTGGAGGTTCTCCTGCTGGAGGCGGGCCCGCGCATCGGCGGACGCGCGCACACCCGCACCGCTGGAGAGCTCGCGCTCGACCTCGGCTGCGGCTGGCTCCACTCCGCGAGCCGCAACCCGTTCACCAAAATCGCCGGCGCGCTCGGCTACACCGTCGACCGCACGCCTCCCCGTTGGGGCGAGCAGACCGAGGGCGAAGGCTTCAGCGAGGCGGACGAGGCGGCCTTCGACGCGGCCTGGGACGCGTTCGAGGAGGCGATCGCCGCGGGCGCGCGCCGGCGCGTCGACCTGCCGGCGAGCGCCTTCCTGCCGGAGGGCAACCGCTTCAACCCGCTGATCGACGCGATCTCCAGCTATATCAGCGGCGTCGAGCTGGATTCGGTCTCGACCGTCGACTACGCCGCCTATGCCGAGGCGGACACCGGCGAGAACTGGCGGGTCCGCGAGGGCTACGGCGCGCTGATCGCCGCGTTCGGCGCAGGCGCGCCGGTCGCGCTCGATACGCCGGTGACGGCGCTCGACCATTCCGGCCGGCGCATCCGGCTCGACACGCCCAAGGGCGCGCTCTCGGCCCGCGCGGTGATCCTCACCGTCTCGACGGCGGTGCTCGCCCGCCAGGAGATCCGCTTCACGCCGGCGCTGCCGGAGAAGACCGTCGCGGCGACGGGGCTGCCGCTCGGCCTCGCCGACAAGCTGTTCCTGGCGCTCGACGAGCCCGAGGCCTTCGCGCCGAACGGGCACGTCTTCGGCCGGCTCCATACGGCGCAGACCGGCTCCTACCTGCTGCGGCCGTTCGGCCTTCCCGTCATCGAGGTCTTCGTCGGCGGCCGGCTCGCGCGCGATCTCGCGAAGGAGGGGCCCCGCGCCTTCGAGGCCTTCGCGCTCGACGAGCTCGCCGGCGTGATGGGGGCCGGCGTGCGCCGCACGATCCGGGCGATCGTGTCGACGAGCTGGCTGACGACACCCTTCGTGCACGGCTCCTATTCCTGCGCGCTGCCCGGCCATGCGGGGGATCGCGGCGCGCTCGCGGCGCCGGTGGACGACCGTTTGTTCTTCGCCGGCGAGGCGACCTCCGCGCAGGACTTCTCGACGGCCCACGGCGCCTACGAGACCGGCCGGCAGGCCGGGCTCGCGGTGCGGGCGCGGCTCGCGGCCGGCTGA
- a CDS encoding PAS domain S-box protein: MSHRALGSVSDARWASILNTAVDGIIVIDDEGRIMIFNRACERMFGFAAEEVVGRNVAMLMPPEHATTHDAYIEGYKRTGHRKIIGIGREVRARHRDGTLFPIDLSVGEAKTPDGRQFVGILRDLTSRKDAERRLNELQSDLIRLARVSALDEMGSALAHELNQPLTAIMLYLQAVGREFSRAKEMGHTAEADARADAILEKARREAQRAGSIIQRIRSLVEKRAPERKDVDLNAIVDDAVDLTVIGQDRNVTIVRDYQAGLPMLQADPVQIQQVVVNLVRNAYEAIKGRKGGRIVVSTSLDDRHLLFSIEDNGPGIPREVLTDLFQAFKTGKRSGMGLGLAISRTIAQNHGGDLSVDPGGDGRGARFVVRLPLRAQDEDRAEDEEGRNAGPRQ; this comes from the coding sequence GTGAGCCATCGGGCTCTCGGCTCCGTCTCCGACGCGCGCTGGGCGAGCATCCTCAACACGGCCGTGGACGGCATCATCGTCATCGACGACGAGGGCCGGATCATGATCTTCAATCGCGCCTGCGAGCGGATGTTCGGCTTCGCGGCCGAGGAGGTCGTCGGCCGCAACGTGGCGATGCTGATGCCGCCGGAGCACGCGACGACGCACGACGCCTATATCGAGGGCTACAAGCGGACCGGGCACCGCAAGATCATCGGCATCGGCCGCGAGGTGCGCGCGCGCCACCGCGACGGCACGCTCTTCCCCATCGATCTTTCGGTCGGCGAGGCGAAGACGCCGGACGGGCGCCAGTTCGTCGGCATCCTGCGCGACCTCACGTCGCGCAAGGACGCCGAGCGGCGGCTCAACGAGCTGCAGTCCGACCTGATTCGTCTCGCGCGGGTCTCCGCGCTGGACGAGATGGGCTCGGCGCTGGCGCACGAGCTGAACCAGCCGCTCACCGCCATCATGCTCTATCTCCAGGCCGTCGGGCGGGAGTTCTCCCGCGCCAAGGAGATGGGCCACACGGCGGAAGCGGACGCGCGCGCCGACGCGATCCTCGAGAAGGCGCGGCGCGAAGCCCAGCGCGCCGGCTCGATCATCCAGCGCATCCGCTCGCTCGTCGAGAAGCGCGCGCCGGAACGCAAGGACGTCGACCTCAACGCCATCGTCGACGACGCCGTCGACCTCACCGTCATCGGCCAGGACCGGAACGTGACGATCGTGCGGGACTACCAGGCCGGCCTGCCGATGCTGCAGGCGGACCCCGTGCAGATCCAGCAGGTCGTCGTCAATCTCGTGCGCAACGCCTACGAGGCGATCAAGGGTCGCAAGGGCGGGCGCATCGTGGTCTCGACGAGCCTCGACGACCGCCACCTCCTGTTCTCCATCGAGGACAACGGCCCCGGCATCCCGCGCGAGGTGCTGACGGACCTGTTCCAGGCCTTCAAGACCGGAAAGCGCAGCGGCATGGGCCTGGGGCTCGCCATCTCGCGCACCATCGCCCAGAATCACGGTGGCGACCTGTCGGTCGATCCCGGTGGGGACGGGCGCGGCGCCCGCTTCGTCGTCCGCCTGCCGCTGCGCGCGCAGGACGAGGATCGCGCCGAGGACGAAGAGGGCCGGAACGCCGGCCCGAGGCAATGA
- the rpmI gene encoding 50S ribosomal protein L35, which translates to MPKMKTKSGAKKRFKVSGTGKVIRTQAGKQHGMIKRTNKQIRDSRGTAVMFEGDAKFVKRYFLPYA; encoded by the coding sequence ATGCCCAAGATGAAGACGAAGTCGGGCGCCAAGAAGCGCTTCAAGGTTTCCGGTACCGGCAAGGTCATCCGCACCCAGGCGGGCAAGCAGCACGGGATGATCAAGCGCACGAACAAGCAGATCCGCGACAGCCGCGGCACCGCCGTCATGTTCGAGGGCGATGCGAAGTTCGTGAAGCGCTACTTCCTCCCCTACGCCTGA
- a CDS encoding nucleotidyltransferase domain-containing protein, which produces MHAATENPDPLAVAAALADAYGADPSVRAIALGGSAATGMADARSDIDLYVYVDDPDALLALRREIAAARAEPGAAEIDNRFFEPDDEWADRAGIAVDVMFRSPDAFAESLADVLVRHRPALGYTTCLAFNVATAIPLRDRDGWYADLQRLAQAPYPEGLRRAIVRHNTPMLRGARASYHAQLALAAARDDAVSANHRTAAFLASAFDVLFALARRLHPGEKRLLAHAESIATPPGFARAVAALVAAPPRGKPAIAAEIAEGIEAQAAARLDERGGDPSAAGA; this is translated from the coding sequence ATGCACGCCGCCACCGAGAATCCCGACCCGCTCGCCGTCGCCGCCGCGCTCGCCGACGCCTACGGCGCCGACCCGTCCGTGCGCGCCATCGCCCTCGGCGGCTCGGCGGCGACGGGGATGGCGGACGCCCGCTCCGATATCGACCTCTACGTCTACGTGGACGACCCCGACGCCCTGCTTGCGCTCAGGCGCGAGATCGCCGCCGCCCGCGCGGAGCCGGGCGCGGCCGAGATCGACAACCGCTTCTTCGAGCCCGACGACGAGTGGGCCGATCGGGCGGGAATCGCCGTGGACGTGATGTTCCGCTCGCCGGACGCGTTCGCCGAGAGCCTCGCCGACGTGCTCGTGCGGCATCGGCCCGCCCTCGGCTACACGACCTGCCTCGCCTTCAACGTGGCGACCGCGATCCCGCTCCGCGATCGCGACGGCTGGTACGCCGACCTGCAGCGGCTGGCGCAGGCGCCCTATCCCGAGGGGCTGCGGCGGGCCATCGTGCGGCACAACACGCCGATGCTGCGCGGGGCGCGCGCCTCGTACCACGCCCAGCTCGCGCTCGCCGCCGCGCGCGACGACGCGGTCTCGGCGAATCACCGCACGGCCGCCTTCCTCGCCAGCGCCTTCGACGTGCTGTTCGCCCTCGCGCGGCGGCTGCATCCCGGCGAGAAGCGCCTCCTCGCCCATGCCGAGTCGATCGCGACGCCGCCCGGCTTCGCGCGCGCGGTCGCGGCGCTCGTCGCGGCGCCGCCGCGCGGAAAGCCCGCCATCGCCGCGGAGATCGCGGAGGGGATCGAGGCGCAGGCGGCGGCGCGGCTCGACGAGCGCGGAGGCGACCCTAGCGCGGCGGGCGCCTGA
- a CDS encoding response regulator, with product MSDETLEIAVVDDDPAVRDSLVTIFDLEGWRVRSFADGDAFLADAKRQKLDCLLLDVHMPGRSGLEVLEALGGHNYAAPIFIISGQGDIPMAVTAIKAGAHDFLEKPFDAEEVIARVREAVARRRKAAETGSKLGVRFNGADLLTPRERDVLEQIAHGASNKEAGRELGISPRTIEVHRARIMEKLGARNTADLVRIVFTEGGAG from the coding sequence ATGAGCGACGAGACCCTCGAGATCGCCGTGGTCGACGACGACCCGGCGGTGCGCGATTCGCTGGTCACGATCTTCGATCTCGAGGGCTGGCGCGTCCGCTCCTTCGCGGACGGCGACGCCTTCCTCGCCGACGCCAAGCGCCAGAAGCTCGACTGCCTGCTGCTCGACGTCCACATGCCCGGCCGCTCCGGCCTCGAGGTGCTGGAAGCGCTCGGCGGCCACAATTACGCGGCGCCGATCTTCATCATCTCCGGCCAGGGCGACATCCCCATGGCGGTCACCGCCATCAAGGCCGGCGCGCACGATTTCCTGGAGAAGCCCTTCGACGCCGAGGAGGTGATCGCCCGCGTGCGCGAGGCCGTCGCCAGGCGCCGCAAGGCGGCCGAGACCGGCTCGAAGCTCGGCGTGCGCTTCAACGGCGCGGACCTGCTGACCCCGCGCGAGCGCGACGTGCTGGAGCAGATCGCCCACGGCGCCTCCAACAAGGAGGCGGGGCGCGAGCTCGGCATCTCCCCGCGCACCATCGAGGTGCACCGCGCCCGCATCATGGAGAAGCTCGGCGCCCGCAACACGGCGGACCTCGTGCGCATCGTCTTCACCGAGGGCGGCGCGGGCTGA